Proteins co-encoded in one Natronorubrum daqingense genomic window:
- a CDS encoding acyl-CoA dehydrogenase family protein, giving the protein MDFSYTDEQETFRHELRAWLEENAPEGWLEDPELPDDDAERVEFLRDWQRTLADDGWAGVHWPEEYGGRGASLVEQTIYREEMARINAPPQINLIGINLIAPTLIEVGTEAQKQRFLPKILSAEEIWCQGYSEPEAGSDVASLTTNAEANGDGEWLVNGQKIWTSYAHVADWCFLVTRTDDSGKKHEGLTVFLVEMDQDGISTEPIHQPHDDRTFNQVYFDDAVASADLVVGEIDRGWDVVMTLSAFEHGSTSIYSIEQRYLALLEYCRTETRNGTPLVERDRIRQQLADFDARIQAAKATHYRNVSKQAESGTPGPEGSMDLLISDELRHDLLNFAVNVQGPAAALWENGHNAFDETSGYIRSYGAWIAAGTGDIQRNIIGERVLGLPKDNKSKTSHRSE; this is encoded by the coding sequence ATGGACTTTAGCTATACGGACGAACAGGAGACGTTTCGTCACGAGTTGCGCGCGTGGCTCGAGGAGAACGCGCCGGAGGGTTGGCTCGAGGACCCGGAACTACCCGATGACGACGCCGAACGCGTCGAATTCCTTCGAGACTGGCAACGAACGTTGGCCGACGACGGGTGGGCGGGCGTCCATTGGCCCGAGGAGTACGGCGGTCGCGGTGCGTCGTTGGTCGAGCAGACGATCTATCGCGAAGAGATGGCGCGGATCAACGCACCGCCACAGATCAACCTCATCGGGATCAATCTCATCGCGCCGACGCTGATCGAAGTCGGAACCGAAGCGCAGAAACAACGATTCCTGCCGAAAATTCTCAGCGCGGAGGAGATCTGGTGTCAGGGGTACTCCGAGCCGGAAGCGGGGTCGGACGTCGCGAGCCTCACGACGAACGCCGAGGCGAACGGCGACGGCGAGTGGCTCGTCAACGGCCAGAAGATCTGGACCAGTTACGCGCACGTCGCCGATTGGTGTTTCCTCGTTACGCGGACCGACGATTCCGGAAAGAAACACGAGGGGCTCACCGTGTTCCTCGTCGAAATGGATCAGGACGGAATCAGCACGGAACCGATCCACCAGCCACACGACGATCGGACGTTCAATCAGGTCTACTTCGACGATGCGGTCGCATCTGCGGATCTCGTCGTCGGCGAGATCGATCGGGGCTGGGATGTCGTCATGACGCTTTCGGCGTTCGAACACGGTTCGACGTCGATCTATTCGATCGAACAACGGTATTTAGCCCTTCTCGAGTACTGTCGGACCGAGACGCGAAACGGCACGCCGTTGGTCGAACGGGACCGGATCCGTCAGCAACTGGCAGATTTCGACGCACGAATTCAGGCGGCAAAGGCCACCCACTACAGAAACGTCAGTAAACAGGCGGAGTCAGGAACCCCCGGGCCGGAGGGCTCGATGGACCTCCTCATCAGCGACGAACTCAGACACGATCTGCTCAACTTCGCGGTGAACGTCCAGGGGCCGGCTGCGGCCCTGTGGGAGAACGGCCACAACGCCTTCGACGAGACGTCCGGCTACATCCGATCGTACGGCGCGTGGATCGCCGCCGGAACGGGCGACATCCAGCGAAACATCATCGGCGAGCGGGTGCTCGGCTTGCCGAAGGACAACAAGAGCAAAACGAGCCACCGGAGTGAGTAA
- a CDS encoding MBL fold metallo-hydrolase: MTTKLTDDVHWISSCHPDDEYHMHMSEYLIRGENGTVLVDSGSSHYRDEIIAEINQLTDGNGPDVILLTHSTLPHTENVPAFESEWGEIKTIAATGRFPEIVGLPDAEARQLNAPVEFAGRPFTCMHPLLTDVTVSQWVYDHESGVLFTAEAFGHYHDPGNCDLTTAEMDGGPSADHVDAFYLDKIPFVDYLDRERLGNAFETLFDTLDVTYVAPIHGNPIPGERLDRYVDDVIEALEPPTTA, encoded by the coding sequence ATGACGACGAAACTCACTGACGACGTCCACTGGATCTCGAGTTGCCACCCGGACGACGAGTATCACATGCACATGTCCGAGTACCTGATTCGAGGCGAAAACGGCACCGTACTCGTCGATTCCGGCTCGAGCCACTATCGCGACGAGATCATTGCAGAAATTAATCAGCTCACCGACGGAAACGGGCCGGACGTCATACTGCTCACCCATTCGACGCTCCCTCACACCGAGAACGTTCCCGCGTTCGAATCGGAGTGGGGAGAGATCAAGACGATCGCTGCGACGGGGCGTTTTCCCGAAATCGTCGGTCTGCCGGACGCGGAGGCCCGACAACTCAACGCGCCAGTCGAGTTCGCCGGCCGACCGTTTACGTGCATGCATCCCCTACTCACCGACGTAACGGTCTCTCAGTGGGTCTACGACCACGAATCGGGCGTCCTGTTCACGGCGGAGGCGTTCGGACACTACCACGACCCAGGAAACTGTGACCTGACGACGGCCGAAATGGACGGCGGCCCGTCAGCGGATCACGTCGACGCGTTCTACCTCGATAAGATTCCGTTCGTCGACTACCTCGACCGCGAGCGACTCGGTAACGCCTTCGAAACGCTCTTCGACACCCTCGACGTGACGTACGTCGCTCCCATTCACGGCAATCCCATACCCGGCGAGCGTCTCGATCGCTACGTCGACGACGTAATCGAAGCGCTCGAGCCCCCGACGACAGCGTAA
- a CDS encoding acyl-CoA dehydrogenase family protein, with protein MDARLTEEHERVQETAREFIESEGGTDLARRQADGENVVDDLWDELAGLDYTAITVPLEYGGFGEGMVYLAALLEAAGRYALPGPLPETAAVAVPLIRDLGTDDQRSTYLPSVADGDLRLSLAVYDDETEPLPGSIQMGAERLGEAETAEFRLEGTKTLVPYAGETDVVIVATRTRESQGYDGVSLFAVETDHDAVETTRMDSLDWARPMYEFSIDGLTVDEEALIGPLHGGGSALVTAMDRFSVAGTAMLVGAADRAVELSAEYGTEREQYGQPIGRFQAVKHRTADMWVDMQGARSLVYYAAWALDGDEPDAARAAAATKSFAADRLHRVFGDDIWNHGGMGFTWDHDAHIYLKQAKSWRNFLGSPEANRDRLIDARLATERNR; from the coding sequence ATGGATGCGAGACTAACCGAGGAACACGAGCGCGTACAGGAGACTGCACGGGAGTTTATCGAATCCGAGGGCGGAACCGACCTCGCGAGACGACAGGCAGACGGCGAGAACGTCGTCGACGACCTGTGGGACGAACTCGCCGGTCTCGACTATACAGCGATCACCGTTCCGCTCGAGTACGGCGGATTCGGCGAGGGGATGGTGTACCTGGCGGCACTGCTCGAGGCTGCGGGTCGGTACGCACTGCCCGGGCCGCTCCCCGAGACGGCGGCCGTCGCCGTGCCGTTGATCAGGGATCTCGGTACCGACGACCAACGGTCGACGTACCTCCCGTCGGTCGCCGATGGCGACCTACGTCTGAGCCTCGCCGTGTACGACGACGAAACCGAACCTCTCCCGGGCAGTATTCAGATGGGAGCCGAGCGTCTCGGTGAAGCGGAGACGGCCGAGTTCCGGCTCGAGGGGACGAAGACCCTGGTCCCGTACGCTGGGGAAACCGACGTGGTGATCGTCGCGACCCGAACCAGAGAGAGCCAGGGATACGACGGCGTCTCGCTGTTCGCGGTCGAAACCGATCACGATGCCGTCGAGACGACCCGGATGGACAGCCTCGATTGGGCCCGGCCGATGTACGAGTTTTCGATCGACGGACTCACCGTCGACGAGGAGGCGCTGATCGGCCCGCTCCACGGCGGCGGAAGCGCGCTCGTAACCGCGATGGATCGGTTTTCCGTCGCCGGCACCGCGATGCTCGTCGGAGCCGCCGACAGGGCAGTCGAGCTTTCCGCCGAATACGGCACCGAGCGCGAACAGTACGGGCAGCCGATCGGCCGGTTCCAGGCGGTCAAACACCGAACGGCCGATATGTGGGTTGACATGCAGGGTGCCCGCTCGCTGGTCTACTACGCCGCGTGGGCTCTCGACGGAGACGAACCGGACGCCGCACGCGCTGCCGCCGCAACGAAATCCTTCGCGGCCGACCGCTTGCACCGCGTCTTCGGCGACGATATCTGGAATCACGGCGGGATGGGGTTCACCTGGGACCACGACGCCCACATCTACCTGAAACAGGCCAAGAGCTGGCGAAACTTCCTCGGTTCCCCCGAAGCAAACCGAGACCGACTCATCGACGCACGGCTCGCGACCGAACGGAACCGGTAA